A region from the Cryptosporangium arvum DSM 44712 genome encodes:
- a CDS encoding helix-turn-helix transcriptional regulator, with protein sequence MRADRLLSLLLLVQTRGRMTAQELADELEVSVRTVYRDVEALSAAGVPLYADRGPAGGYQLVDGYRTKLTGLTIDQAESLFLVGMPGPAAALGLGTELAATELKLLAALPAELRTRAGRMRERFHLDAPGWFREAEPVPHLAAVADAVWNQRRIRARYRRWRAPREVERLWDPLGVVLKAGVWYFVARRSEDGEVRAYKVSHLLGVDLEPEQFERPPGFVLAEYWDEWTRRFERSLIRGEARVRISPQGLDRLQHLLGGPAMVQAAHENAEPADADGWIRTRIPVEHVRKAHGDFLAVGADVEVLGPPELRAMIADTVAALGSLYPEGAPARSQRI encoded by the coding sequence GTGCGCGCTGACCGACTGCTGTCCCTGCTGCTCCTGGTGCAGACCCGGGGGCGGATGACGGCGCAGGAGCTCGCGGACGAGCTCGAGGTGTCGGTGCGCACGGTGTACCGGGACGTGGAGGCGCTCTCCGCGGCCGGGGTACCCCTCTACGCCGACCGAGGCCCGGCCGGCGGCTACCAGCTGGTCGACGGGTACCGCACGAAGCTGACCGGCCTGACGATCGACCAGGCCGAGTCGCTCTTCCTCGTCGGCATGCCCGGCCCGGCCGCCGCGCTCGGCCTCGGCACCGAGCTGGCCGCCACCGAGCTCAAGTTGCTCGCGGCGCTCCCGGCCGAGTTGCGCACCCGGGCCGGGCGCATGCGTGAACGGTTCCACCTGGACGCACCGGGCTGGTTCCGCGAGGCCGAGCCGGTTCCGCACCTTGCTGCGGTCGCCGACGCGGTCTGGAACCAGCGCCGCATCCGCGCCCGGTACCGGCGCTGGCGGGCCCCTCGCGAGGTCGAGCGTCTCTGGGACCCGCTCGGCGTCGTCCTCAAGGCCGGGGTCTGGTATTTCGTGGCCCGCCGGTCCGAGGACGGCGAGGTGCGTGCGTACAAGGTCTCGCACCTGCTCGGCGTCGACCTGGAGCCGGAGCAGTTCGAACGCCCGCCGGGCTTCGTGCTCGCCGAGTACTGGGATGAGTGGACCCGCCGTTTCGAGCGGAGCCTGATCCGCGGTGAGGCCCGGGTGCGGATCTCCCCCCAGGGGCTCGACCGGCTGCAACACCTGCTCGGCGGCCCGGCGATGGTGCAGGCCGCGCACGAGAACGCCGAGCCGGCCGACGCCGACGGCTGGATCCGCACCCGGATCCCGGTCGAGCACGTCCGCAAGGCCCACGGCGATTTCCTCGCGGTCGGCGCGGACGTCGAGGTGCTCGGCCCGCCGGAGCTGCGCGCGATGATCGCCGACACGGTGGCGGCGCTCGGTTCGCTGTATCCGGAAGGCGCGCCCGCGCGCTCGCAGCGGATCTAG
- a CDS encoding sensor histidine kinase, translated as MRRWGGGFGRGPWEERDLSGPPPFWRTLGVDSALALAILALFAVAAGPIGPDPSTAGRGTDWFVLLPAFALLPVALRRVAPLTSVGLVCVSLLLTEWHADGATATTVAGLVVTYTRAALAPVRQAVLATTALGVCGSTVGLVGPEPNPERWAAVTFGVLALLACFFLGRTVFTRRAYTAALEERARVAELNREAAAGQAVLDERRRIARELHDMVAHHVSVMGVLATGARRTLRRDPDSADEALKMIEDTGRASLREMRRLVDVLRTDDERAPDEPPPASGVAGLEQLAEQVREAGLDVELTVSGAAPQLDPGLDLTVFRVVQEALTNTLKHAAATHAVITVEFAVDGVRITVTDDGHGPAPGDDHLGHGLVGMRERVALYGGTLRTGARSGGGFRVYARLPLDGAFRASG; from the coding sequence GTGCGGCGGTGGGGCGGTGGGTTCGGGCGGGGGCCGTGGGAGGAGCGCGACCTCTCGGGGCCGCCGCCTTTCTGGCGGACGCTCGGCGTCGACTCGGCTCTGGCGCTCGCGATCCTCGCGCTGTTCGCGGTGGCGGCCGGTCCGATCGGGCCCGATCCGAGCACGGCCGGTCGCGGGACGGACTGGTTCGTCCTGCTGCCGGCCTTCGCGCTGCTTCCGGTCGCGCTGCGCCGGGTCGCCCCGCTGACGTCGGTCGGTCTGGTCTGTGTCTCGCTGCTCCTCACCGAGTGGCACGCCGACGGTGCGACCGCCACGACGGTCGCGGGGCTCGTCGTCACCTACACCCGCGCGGCGCTCGCCCCGGTGCGCCAGGCCGTCCTCGCCACCACGGCGCTGGGCGTCTGCGGCAGCACGGTGGGGCTGGTCGGGCCGGAACCGAACCCGGAGCGCTGGGCCGCGGTGACGTTCGGCGTCCTCGCGCTGCTGGCCTGCTTCTTCCTCGGCCGGACGGTGTTCACCCGGCGGGCGTACACCGCGGCGCTCGAGGAGCGGGCCCGGGTCGCCGAACTCAACCGCGAGGCCGCCGCCGGCCAGGCCGTCCTCGACGAGCGCCGCCGCATCGCCCGCGAGTTGCACGACATGGTCGCCCACCACGTCAGCGTCATGGGAGTGTTGGCCACCGGCGCCCGGCGGACGCTGCGCCGCGACCCCGACTCCGCCGACGAGGCGCTCAAGATGATCGAGGACACCGGCCGGGCCAGCCTGCGCGAGATGCGCCGCCTGGTCGACGTCCTGCGCACCGACGACGAGCGTGCCCCCGACGAGCCGCCGCCCGCGTCGGGGGTCGCGGGGCTCGAGCAGCTCGCCGAGCAGGTCCGCGAGGCCGGCCTCGACGTGGAGCTCACCGTCTCCGGCGCCGCACCCCAGCTCGATCCCGGCCTCGACCTGACCGTCTTCCGGGTGGTGCAGGAGGCTCTCACGAACACGCTCAAGCACGCCGCCGCGACCCACGCGGTGATCACGGTGGAGTTCGCGGTCGACGGCGTCCGCATCACGGTGACCGACGACGGGCACGGGCCGGCACCCGGCGACGATCACCTGGGCCACGGGCTGGTGGGCATGCGTGAGCGCGTCGCCCTCTACGGTGGCACGCTGCGGACCGGTGCTCGGTCCGGTGGTGGGTTCCGGGTCTACGCCCGGTTACCCCTGGACGGCGCCTTCCGGGCGTCAGGCTGA
- a CDS encoding tRNA (adenine-N1)-methyltransferase, whose protein sequence is MSDTTGIHRPVGANRRGPFAAGDRVQLTDPKGRLHTVLLEPGRSFHTHRGALAHDDLIGRPEGIVVTAGSGTQYLALRPLLSDFVLSMPRGAQVIYPKDAAQIVAMGDVFPGARVLEAGAGSGALTCSLLRAVGEHGAVHSYERREDFADIARLNVERFFGAPHPAWSLTVGDVADASGLEVDRVILDMLSPWDVLPTVAPMLVPGGVLIAYVATTTQLSATVEALREHGSFTEPRSWESLVRDWHVDGLAVRPDHRMVAHTAFLISTRKLSDGVVAPKRQRKPSKGAEAYAAQKAGKPDPSKTEL, encoded by the coding sequence GTGAGCGACACCACTGGAATTCATCGACCCGTCGGGGCGAACCGCCGCGGGCCGTTCGCTGCCGGTGACCGTGTGCAGCTCACCGACCCGAAGGGCCGGTTGCACACCGTGCTCCTCGAGCCCGGCCGCTCCTTCCACACCCACCGCGGGGCGCTCGCCCACGACGACCTGATCGGCCGGCCCGAGGGCATCGTCGTCACGGCCGGCTCGGGCACGCAGTACCTGGCGTTGCGTCCGCTGTTGAGCGATTTCGTGCTGTCGATGCCGCGCGGCGCGCAGGTGATCTACCCCAAGGACGCGGCGCAGATCGTCGCTATGGGCGACGTTTTCCCGGGCGCGCGGGTGCTCGAGGCCGGCGCCGGATCCGGTGCGCTCACCTGCTCGCTGCTGCGCGCGGTCGGCGAGCACGGCGCGGTGCACTCCTACGAGCGCCGCGAGGACTTCGCCGACATCGCCCGGCTCAACGTCGAGCGGTTCTTCGGCGCGCCCCACCCGGCCTGGTCGCTGACCGTCGGCGACGTGGCCGACGCGAGCGGCCTCGAGGTCGACCGGGTGATCCTCGACATGCTCTCGCCGTGGGACGTGCTGCCGACGGTGGCGCCGATGCTGGTGCCCGGCGGCGTCCTGATCGCCTACGTGGCCACCACGACGCAGCTCTCGGCGACCGTCGAAGCGCTGCGTGAACACGGTTCGTTCACCGAGCCGCGGTCCTGGGAGTCGCTGGTCCGCGACTGGCACGTCGACGGCCTGGCGGTGCGGCCCGACCATCGGATGGTGGCGCACACCGCGTTCCTGATCAGCACGCGGAAGCTCTCCGACGGCGTGGTCGCCCCGAAGCGTCAGCGCAAGCCGTCCAAGGGCGCGGAGGCCTACGCGGCCCAGAAGGCCGGCAAGCCCGACCCGTCGAAAACCGAGCTCTAG
- a CDS encoding ferredoxin has product MSESALLRVWVDQDLCTGDGLCVQYAPEVFEFDVDGLAYVKGDDGELRTDKGSQVPVPAGLRLDVIDSAKECPGDCIHVVRADDGVAVAGPNA; this is encoded by the coding sequence TTGTCGGAGAGTGCACTGCTGCGGGTCTGGGTCGACCAGGACCTGTGTACCGGCGACGGTCTCTGCGTCCAGTACGCGCCGGAGGTCTTCGAGTTCGACGTCGACGGTCTCGCCTACGTCAAGGGCGATGACGGTGAGTTGCGGACCGACAAGGGCTCGCAGGTGCCGGTCCCGGCCGGACTGCGGCTGGACGTGATCGATTCCGCGAAAGAATGTCCCGGCGACTGCATCCACGTGGTGCGGGCCGACGACGGCGTCGCGGTCGCCGGCCCGAACGCCTAG
- a CDS encoding ubiquitin-like protein Pup has translation MSTRDSGGQSQSSRARQDVDEVEAVEANPEVAERVEEITADVDDMLDEIDSVLEENAEEFVRGYVQKGGE, from the coding sequence ATGAGCACCAGGGACAGCGGCGGTCAGTCGCAGAGCAGTCGGGCCCGGCAGGACGTCGACGAGGTCGAGGCCGTCGAGGCGAATCCTGAGGTAGCCGAGCGGGTCGAGGAGATCACCGCCGACGTCGACGACATGCTCGACGAGATCGACTCGGTACTCGAGGAGAACGCGGAGGAGTTCGTCCGCGGATACGTGCAGAAGGGCGGCGAGTAG
- a CDS encoding RecB family exonuclease, producing MSITADGRTELTIIGSLSPSRASDFKTCPLLYRFRSIDRLPERPSAAATRGTLVHAVLERLFDLPAGERSPAAAEALLEPEWARLADAEPELIGLFETPEALADWLESARGLLAGYFTLEDPNRLAPAERERLVEVVTESGLRLRGFVDRIDVAPTGEIRVVDYKTGAAPRESFEGKAMFQLKFYALVIWRTRGVVPRLLRLLYLGDREVLDYTPDLDELLRFERTLQAIWAAIDRATAARDFRPSPGPLCGWCDHQELCPAHGGTLPPFPEQLPPLTESPATDPASED from the coding sequence ATGAGCATCACGGCGGATGGGCGCACCGAACTGACGATCATCGGCTCGTTGTCCCCGTCGCGCGCGTCGGACTTCAAGACCTGCCCGCTGCTCTACCGCTTCCGCAGCATCGACCGGCTGCCGGAGCGGCCGAGCGCGGCGGCCACCCGCGGTACGCTGGTCCACGCCGTGCTCGAGCGCCTCTTCGACCTGCCGGCCGGGGAGCGCTCCCCCGCGGCGGCCGAGGCGCTGCTCGAACCGGAGTGGGCCCGGCTGGCCGACGCCGAGCCGGAGCTCATCGGCCTGTTCGAGACGCCGGAGGCGCTGGCCGACTGGCTGGAGTCCGCGCGCGGGCTGCTGGCCGGCTACTTCACGCTCGAAGACCCCAACCGGCTCGCACCGGCCGAGCGGGAGCGCCTGGTCGAGGTGGTCACCGAGTCGGGGCTGCGCCTGCGTGGCTTCGTCGACCGCATCGACGTCGCCCCCACGGGCGAGATCCGCGTCGTCGACTACAAGACCGGCGCCGCCCCCCGCGAGTCGTTCGAGGGCAAGGCGATGTTCCAGCTGAAGTTCTACGCGCTGGTCATCTGGCGCACCCGGGGCGTCGTCCCCCGGCTGCTGCGCCTGCTCTACCTGGGCGACCGCGAGGTCCTCGACTACACCCCCGACCTCGACGAACTGCTCCGCTTCGAGCGCACCCTGCAGGCGATCTGGGCCGCGATCGACCGCGCCACGGCCGCACGCGACTTCCGGCCCAGCCCGGGGCCGCTCTGCGGGTGGTGCGATCACCAGGAGCTGTGCCCGGCCCACGGCGGCACCCTGCCGCCATTTCCGGAGCAGCTGCCTCCGCTCACCGAATCCCCGGCCACCGACCCGGCCTCGGAGGATTAG
- the prcB gene encoding proteasome subunit beta translates to MATGRFSNLFTAPGGSSFTDFLGQAAPELLPGRRPLPPGDHGAIAPHGTTIVAATYSGGVVMGGDRRATQGNMIAQRDIEKVFPTDSYSVAGIAGTAGIAIEMIRLYQVELEHYEKIEGTPLTLDGKANRLSAMIRGNLGAALQGLAVIPLFAGFDLDAVEPAKAGRIFGFDVTGGCWEEQGYSSVGSGSVFAKSSLKKLWKPSLDEAGAVRILVESLYDAADDDSATGGPDLIRKLYPILAVVDAEGVRRLTDDEVGAVVAEVIADRTANPGV, encoded by the coding sequence GTGGCAACGGGCCGTTTCTCGAACTTGTTCACCGCCCCGGGGGGATCGTCGTTCACCGATTTCCTCGGCCAGGCGGCCCCCGAGCTGCTCCCCGGACGGCGTCCGTTGCCGCCGGGTGACCACGGGGCCATCGCGCCCCACGGGACGACGATCGTGGCCGCCACCTACTCCGGTGGCGTGGTGATGGGCGGCGACCGCCGCGCCACCCAGGGCAACATGATCGCCCAGCGTGACATCGAGAAGGTCTTCCCGACCGACTCGTACTCGGTGGCCGGCATCGCCGGTACCGCGGGTATCGCGATCGAGATGATCCGGCTCTACCAGGTCGAGCTCGAGCACTACGAGAAGATCGAGGGCACGCCGCTCACGCTCGACGGCAAGGCCAACCGGCTCTCGGCGATGATCCGCGGCAACCTGGGCGCCGCGCTGCAGGGCCTGGCCGTGATCCCGCTCTTCGCCGGGTTCGACCTCGACGCCGTGGAACCGGCGAAGGCCGGCCGCATCTTCGGATTCGACGTCACCGGCGGCTGCTGGGAGGAGCAGGGCTACTCCTCGGTGGGCTCCGGCTCGGTGTTCGCCAAGTCGTCGCTGAAGAAGCTCTGGAAGCCGTCGCTCGACGAGGCCGGTGCGGTACGCATCCTGGTCGAGTCGCTCTACGACGCCGCCGACGACGACTCGGCGACCGGTGGTCCCGACCTGATCCGCAAGCTGTACCCGATCCTCGCGGTCGTCGACGCCGAGGGTGTTCGCCGGCTGACCGACGACGAGGTGGGCGCGGTCGTCGCCGAGGTGATCGCCGACCGTACCGCCAATCCCGGCGTCTAA
- a CDS encoding sporulation protein codes for MVFRKLMHAFGAGGPSVDTVLERSDCRPGELLRGEVRLRGGDRTVTIERIELGLVTRVEFEGGDHEQAGGVEFARLPLNSRFELRENTDQTIPFQFPVPWEAPVTAVFGQPLRGMAVGLKTEVAVAKAIDAGDLDAVRIHPLPAQELFLDAVARLGFSFRSADVEYGQLRGVPQQLPFYQEIEFFPAPQYSGRLNELEVTFVADPHAVDVVLEVDKRGGLFSGGADTFHHLRIDYATAEATDWAGYLDGWLQQLLANAGGFGGHGAAAFGGHGGHGGYGGHGGYGSHGHHGHRRHRSGPGMGAIAGGAAAGFVGGMVAGEVFEEVFDDDGGDDEGFF; via the coding sequence TGAGGTGCGGCTGCGCGGTGGCGACCGCACCGTCACCATCGAGCGCATCGAGCTGGGCCTCGTCACCCGCGTCGAGTTCGAGGGTGGCGACCACGAGCAGGCCGGCGGCGTCGAGTTCGCGCGGCTACCGCTCAACAGCCGGTTCGAGCTGCGTGAGAACACCGACCAGACGATTCCGTTCCAGTTCCCGGTGCCGTGGGAGGCGCCGGTCACCGCGGTGTTCGGCCAGCCGCTGCGCGGCATGGCGGTGGGGCTCAAGACCGAGGTGGCGGTCGCGAAGGCGATCGACGCCGGCGACCTCGACGCCGTACGCATCCACCCGCTGCCGGCCCAGGAGCTGTTCCTGGACGCGGTCGCCCGGCTCGGGTTCTCGTTCCGCAGCGCGGACGTGGAGTACGGCCAGCTGCGCGGCGTGCCCCAGCAGCTGCCGTTCTACCAGGAGATCGAGTTCTTCCCGGCCCCGCAGTACTCCGGGCGCCTGAACGAGCTCGAGGTCACGTTCGTGGCCGACCCGCACGCGGTCGACGTCGTCCTCGAGGTCGACAAGCGCGGCGGACTGTTCAGCGGCGGCGCCGACACGTTCCACCACCTGCGTATCGACTACGCGACGGCCGAGGCCACCGACTGGGCCGGCTACCTCGACGGGTGGCTCCAGCAGCTGCTCGCGAACGCCGGCGGCTTCGGCGGCCACGGAGCGGCCGCGTTCGGCGGGCACGGGGGCCACGGCGGGTACGGGGGGCACGGGGGTTACGGCAGCCACGGCCACCACGGGCACCGCCGTCACCGCAGCGGCCCGGGCATGGGCGCGATCGCCGGGGGCGCCGCCGCCGGGTTTGTCGGCGGCATGGTCGCCGGCGAGGTCTTCGAGGAGGTCTTCGACGACGACGGCGGCGACGACGAGGGCTTCTTCTGA
- the prcA gene encoding proteasome subunit alpha, with translation MAMQFYASPEQLMRDRSEFARKGIARGRSVVVLSYAGGVLFVAENPSKALHKVSEIYDRIGYAAVGKYNEFEALRQVGVRYADLRGYSYDRRDVTARGLVNAFAQQLGAIFGEQSKPFEVEVCVAQVGASAAADELYRLTYDGSVTDEPGFIAMGGQSEAIASQLREKQSREADLRGALKVAVDALASIGGENGNPRTLSAAQLEVAVLDRARPGRAFRRLVGAALEGLLVTEDSTEESSEESTETSESDESQDS, from the coding sequence ATGGCAATGCAGTTCTATGCCTCTCCCGAGCAGCTCATGCGCGACCGCTCGGAGTTCGCGCGCAAGGGCATCGCCCGCGGCCGCAGCGTCGTCGTGCTCAGCTACGCCGGCGGCGTGCTGTTCGTCGCCGAGAACCCGTCGAAGGCGCTGCACAAGGTCAGCGAGATCTACGACCGCATCGGTTACGCGGCGGTCGGCAAGTACAACGAGTTCGAGGCCCTGCGCCAGGTCGGCGTGCGCTACGCCGACCTGCGTGGCTACTCCTACGACCGGCGTGACGTCACCGCGCGCGGGCTGGTGAACGCGTTCGCGCAGCAGCTGGGCGCGATCTTCGGTGAGCAGTCCAAGCCGTTCGAGGTCGAGGTCTGCGTCGCGCAGGTCGGGGCGTCGGCGGCCGCGGACGAGCTCTACCGGCTCACCTACGACGGCTCGGTCACCGACGAGCCCGGCTTCATCGCGATGGGCGGCCAGTCCGAGGCGATCGCGTCGCAGCTGCGCGAGAAGCAGTCGCGGGAGGCCGACCTGCGCGGGGCGCTGAAGGTCGCGGTCGATGCGCTCGCGTCGATCGGCGGGGAGAACGGCAACCCGCGCACGTTGTCCGCGGCGCAGCTCGAGGTGGCGGTCCTCGACCGTGCCCGCCCCGGCCGGGCGTTCCGTCGTCTGGTGGGTGCGGCCCTGGAGGGCCTACTCGTCACCGAGGATTCCACCGAGGAGTCCTCGGAGGAATCCACCGAGACCTCCGAGTCGGACGAGTCGCAGGACTCCTGA
- the dop gene encoding depupylase/deamidase Dop, with protein MSARRIMGTEVEYGISVPGQPGANPMVTSSQIVNAYGARNDPSRQGRARWDYEEESPLRDARGFNYGGALYDPAEALADEDLGLANVILTNGARLYVDHAHPEYSTPEVTNPRDIVLFDKAGERVMAEASRRAATVPGAPPINLYKNNTDNKGASYGAHENYLMRRRTPFSEIVTHLTPFFVTRQVICGAGRVGIGQDGSGSGFQISQRSDFFEVEVGLETTLKRPIINTRDEPHADAEKYRRLHVIIGDANMSEIATYLKVGTTALVLSMIEDKALPSDLALAEPVSDLRAVSHDAALQHKVSLRDGRKMTALDIQEIYCERARNYVTDRLGDDVDPDTADVLDRWESLLQRLRQDPMLCATELDWVAKLRLLEGYRDRDGLGWDSPRLQLVDLQYHDVRPEKGLYHRLVARGAMKRLLDDDEVTRAMLKPPTDTRAYFRGRCLEKYGSAVVAASWDSLIFDVGRESLVRVPMLEPERGTLSHVGNLLDRCDSATELLDALTGPGR; from the coding sequence ATGAGCGCGCGACGAATCATGGGCACCGAGGTGGAGTACGGCATCTCGGTCCCGGGCCAGCCCGGCGCCAACCCGATGGTCACCTCGTCCCAGATCGTGAACGCGTACGGGGCCCGCAACGACCCGTCGCGCCAGGGCCGGGCGAGATGGGACTACGAAGAGGAATCGCCGCTGCGCGACGCCCGTGGGTTCAACTACGGCGGCGCGCTCTACGACCCGGCCGAGGCGCTGGCCGACGAGGACCTGGGGCTGGCCAACGTCATCCTCACCAACGGCGCCCGGCTCTACGTCGACCACGCCCACCCGGAGTACTCGACGCCCGAGGTCACCAACCCGCGGGACATCGTGTTGTTCGACAAGGCCGGCGAGCGGGTGATGGCCGAGGCGTCGCGGCGGGCCGCGACCGTGCCGGGCGCGCCCCCGATCAACCTGTACAAGAACAACACCGACAACAAGGGCGCCTCGTACGGCGCCCACGAGAACTACCTCATGCGCCGGCGGACGCCGTTCAGCGAGATCGTCACGCACCTGACGCCGTTCTTCGTCACCCGCCAGGTCATCTGCGGCGCCGGTCGGGTGGGCATCGGCCAGGACGGCTCGGGCAGCGGCTTCCAGATCAGCCAGCGCTCCGACTTCTTCGAGGTCGAGGTCGGCCTGGAGACGACGCTCAAGCGGCCGATCATCAACACCCGCGACGAGCCGCACGCCGACGCCGAGAAGTACCGCCGCCTGCACGTCATCATCGGCGACGCGAACATGTCGGAGATCGCGACCTACCTCAAGGTCGGCACCACGGCCCTGGTGCTCTCGATGATCGAGGACAAGGCGCTGCCCAGCGATCTCGCGCTCGCCGAGCCGGTCAGCGACCTGCGTGCGGTCTCGCACGACGCGGCGCTGCAGCACAAGGTCAGCCTGCGCGACGGCCGCAAGATGACCGCGCTGGACATCCAGGAGATCTACTGCGAGCGGGCGCGCAACTACGTCACCGACCGTCTCGGCGACGACGTCGACCCGGACACCGCCGACGTCCTCGACCGGTGGGAGTCGCTGCTGCAGCGCCTGCGCCAGGATCCGATGCTCTGCGCCACCGAGCTCGACTGGGTCGCCAAGCTGCGCCTGCTGGAGGGCTACCGCGACCGCGACGGGCTCGGCTGGGACTCGCCCCGCCTGCAACTGGTCGACCTGCAGTACCACGACGTGCGCCCGGAGAAGGGCCTGTACCACCGCCTGGTGGCCCGGGGCGCGATGAAGCGGCTGCTCGACGACGACGAGGTCACCCGGGCGATGCTCAAGCCGCCCACCGACACCCGCGCGTACTTCCGCGGTCGGTGCCTGGAGAAGTACGGTTCCGCGGTCGTGGCGGCGAGCTGGGACTCGCTGATCTTCGACGTCGGGCGGGAGTCGCTGGTGCGGGTGCCGATGCTCGAGCCCGAGCGGGGCACGCTCAGCCACGTCGGTAACCTGCTCGATCGGTGCGACAGCGCCACTGAGCTGTTGGACGCGCTCACCGGCCCTGGTCGTTAA
- the arc gene encoding proteasome ATPase, whose translation MNTDPNDAHGNTRREAEVRDLTAQVDFLQEEVQLLRRKLTEGPRHVRTLEDRLATAQATISRLTEQNDKLASTLREARTQIVALKEEIDRLAQPPSGYGVFLVAHDDGTVDVFTGGRKLRVAVSPSVEVESLARGQEVMLNDALNVVQALGVERAGEIVTLKEILYDEAGVKDRALVLSRADEERVVYLAHTLDDVQLRAGDALLLEPRSAYAYERIPKSEVEELVLEEVPDIDYSSIGGLSSQIEQIRDAVELPFLHADLFREHELRPPKGVLLYGPPGCGKTLIAKAVANSLAKKVAEVRGDTGSDAGKSFFLNIKGPELLNKYVGETERHIRLIFQRAREKASGGTPVIVFFDEMDSIFRTRGSGVSSDVENTIVPQLLSEIDGVEGLENVIVIGASNREDMIDPAILRPGRLDVKIKIERPDAEAAKDIFSKYITGGVPIHDEDITANGGSRQATLDAMIQGVVERMYTETEENRFLEVTYANGDKEVLYFKDFNSGAMIQNIVDRAKKMAIKDFLTLSQKGVRMQHLLDACVDEFRENEDLPNTTNPDDWARISGKKGERIVYIRTLVSGGKGSEAGRSIETASNTGQYL comes from the coding sequence GTGAACACAGATCCGAACGACGCGCACGGCAACACGCGCCGGGAGGCAGAGGTCCGCGATCTCACGGCCCAGGTGGACTTCCTCCAGGAGGAAGTCCAGCTCCTGCGCCGCAAGCTCACGGAAGGGCCCCGGCACGTCCGGACCCTCGAGGATCGTCTTGCCACCGCGCAAGCAACGATCTCTCGCCTGACCGAACAGAACGACAAACTGGCCTCGACTCTCAGAGAAGCGCGCACCCAGATCGTCGCGCTGAAGGAGGAGATCGACCGGCTGGCCCAGCCGCCCAGCGGCTACGGGGTCTTCCTGGTCGCACACGACGACGGAACCGTCGACGTGTTCACCGGCGGACGCAAACTGCGTGTCGCCGTCTCCCCGTCGGTCGAGGTGGAGAGCCTCGCCCGCGGTCAGGAGGTCATGCTCAACGATGCCCTCAATGTCGTGCAGGCCCTCGGTGTCGAGCGGGCCGGTGAAATCGTCACCCTCAAGGAGATCCTCTACGACGAGGCGGGAGTGAAGGACCGCGCGCTGGTCCTCTCCCGCGCCGACGAGGAACGGGTCGTGTACCTGGCCCACACCCTCGACGACGTGCAGCTGCGGGCCGGCGACGCCCTGCTGCTGGAGCCCCGGTCGGCCTACGCCTACGAGCGCATCCCGAAGTCCGAGGTCGAAGAGCTCGTGCTGGAGGAGGTGCCCGACATCGACTACTCGTCGATCGGTGGCCTCTCCTCGCAGATCGAGCAGATCCGGGACGCCGTCGAGCTCCCGTTCCTGCACGCCGACCTGTTCCGCGAGCACGAGCTGCGGCCGCCGAAGGGCGTCCTGCTCTACGGCCCGCCCGGGTGCGGCAAGACGCTCATCGCCAAGGCGGTGGCGAACTCCCTGGCCAAGAAGGTGGCCGAGGTGCGCGGCGACACCGGCTCGGACGCCGGCAAGTCGTTCTTCCTCAACATCAAGGGTCCGGAGCTGCTCAACAAGTACGTCGGCGAGACCGAGCGGCACATCCGGCTGATCTTCCAGCGGGCGCGCGAGAAGGCGTCCGGCGGAACCCCGGTGATCGTGTTCTTCGACGAGATGGACTCGATCTTCCGTACCCGTGGTTCCGGTGTCTCGTCGGACGTGGAGAACACGATCGTTCCCCAGCTGCTGTCGGAGATCGACGGCGTCGAAGGCCTGGAGAACGTCATCGTGATCGGCGCGTCCAACCGGGAGGACATGATCGACCCGGCGATCCTGCGCCCGGGCCGGCTCGACGTGAAGATCAAGATCGAGCGTCCGGACGCCGAAGCGGCGAAGGACATCTTCAGCAAGTACATCACCGGCGGAGTGCCGATCCACGACGAGGACATCACCGCCAACGGCGGCTCGCGGCAGGCGACGCTTGACGCGATGATCCAAGGTGTTGTCGAGCGGATGTACACCGAGACCGAGGAGAACCGCTTCCTCGAGGTGACGTACGCCAACGGCGACAAGGAAGTCCTGTACTTCAAGGACTTCAACTCGGGCGCGATGATCCAGAACATCGTCGACCGGGCGAAGAAGATGGCGATCAAGGACTTCTTGACGCTGAGCCAGAAGGGTGTCCGGATGCAGCATCTGCTGGACGCCTGCGTCGACGAGTTCCGGGAGAACGAAGACCTCCCGAACACGACGAACCCCGACGACTGGGCTCGCATCTCCGGCAAGAAGGGTGAGCGGATCGTGTACATCCGTACCCTGGTGTCCGGGGGTAAGGGCAGCGAAGCGGGGCGGTCGATCGAGACCGCGAGCAATACGGGACAGTATCTCTGA